In one window of Phalacrocorax aristotelis chromosome W, bGulAri2.1, whole genome shotgun sequence DNA:
- the MYO9B gene encoding unconventional myosin-IXb isoform X1: protein MSVKDADSAVCQAYNLHIYPQLSTESAPCCKVTATKDSTSSDVIKDVINILNLDVSKHYVLVEVKESGGEEWVLDINDSPVHRVLLWPRRAQDEHPQKDGYYFLLQERNTDGTIKYVQMQLVSKETDARRLVERGFLPWYREDVDDLCNLPSLTETTLLENLKCRFLKHKIYTYAGSILIAINPFKFLPIYNPKYVKMYENHQLGKLEPHIFAIADVAYHTMLKKHINQCIVISGESGSGKTQSTNFLIHCLTALSQKGYASGVERTILGAGPVLEAFGNAKTAHNNNSSRFGKFIQVNYLENGIVRGAVVEKYLLEKSRLVSQEKDERNYHVFYYLLLGVNEEERKEFHLKQPEDYFYLNQHNLKIEDGEDLRHDFERLKQAMEMVGFLSATKKQIFSILSAILYLGNVTYKKKATGRDEGLEVGPPEVLDILSQLLKVKREILVEVLTKRKTVTANDKLILPYSLNEAITARDSMAKSLYSALFDWIVLRINHALLNKKDMEESVMCLSIGVLDIFGFEDFETNSFEQFCINYANEQLQYYFNQHIFKLEQEEYKSEGITWHNIDYTDNVACIHLISKKPTGLFYLLDEESNFPHATNQTLLAKFKQQHEENKFFVGTPVMEPAFIIRHFAGKVKYQIKDFREKNMDYMRPDIVALLRSSDSAYVRELIGMDPVAVFRWAVLRAAIQAMAVFAEAGRQRAQKTAGVIRQGPRVPLGELQRSNTPVEKVYRDMHEQIIASIKGLPWQGDDPCKLLRSLSRLQHRSHFMKSRGIKQKQIIPKNLLDSKSLKLIVSMTLHDRTTKSLLHLHKKKKPPSISAQFQTSLNKLLEALGKAEPFFIRCIRSNAEKKELLFDENLVLQQLRYTGMLETVRIRSSGYSTKYTFQEFIDQFQVLLPKNAKASKEGICVHLKKLKLDENYYQIGMTKVFMKEVGQQILKDTLHKEVIRKIILLQSWLRMVLERRRFLRTRQAAIVLQACWRSRCVRMALQRNNAAVYIQSAWRRYREQKCYLQQKRRICLLQAMVRGYLQRKRFQKMAIEKQKAEEKQREMQEDQDRENDVSKDEQSEPATDQLPVKQKSELDQAVGDRGQTPDEQAEDLSSSEKATLPQKNVTEGTEKVTNSREKRESRRQRGLEHNDLQNKHVLFSFEGPSLLFNEEQTSSEEALETVPVPKKSTAQDTVLQGSSEGEKSPSEEKALPDTPPSSEIKESSSIPEQPPVSEGEKVDDKAVDRMKTQGNQNNQIKGSQSFNCPERPTNLALNLHNTLSAPGSLQSPVECWADKGKHLAQKATKDLDSPTSSQIQRYVDDPEKLKYKREKWKGKRQSDAGQNDMLSQSLDGRTRADKSPQDQLEKKGSSSSLSDLSTLAQSIAMNQQSPDTIEEEKGNKKYPVQKKPGDLLPTSDAAVSVQSASHQVDAKSAFKSPLRRLLGKKPDKKTPKESPDVTDEGEGISLVSCVLFADTGGTQKASDASGQPSRLQAGERPVKEGSKTKKNRTIKISKISSVSQNWRASMVREIANANELKDLDEFLLNKINDLPSQKSGVECLFFEATEKFRGNIKTMYSAPNGQIHVGYKDLVENYQLLVTNLAKKTEEKEVKLVLNLFQSLLDEFIRGYTKKEESEQPKQTKAQKKKRKQERAIEEHNGHVFTNYQVSIRQSCEHCSSYIWPMEKACLCSVCKLTCHKKCMSKIQSSCTSCGKKNEQDAEPRHFGVCVSALTSKENSVPIVMEKLLEYVEMHGLYTEGIYRKSGSANRMKELKQLLQADPNSVKLENYPIHTITGILKQWLRELPDPLMTSAQYHDFLRAVELPEKQEQLCAIYSVLEQLPQANHNTLERLIFHLVKVALIEDVNRMSPNALAIVFAPCLLRCPDTSDPLTSMKDVSKTTMCVEMLIKEQIRKYKKKMDEINQLEAAESIAFRRLSLLRQNTLWPVKLGFSSPYEGMLSKSSQVKGNDSGNSELDSVHEEEEVSEADNREKEILIDRLQSIKEEKEDITYRLPELDQRGSDEENVDSETSASTESLLEDRTGRMDTEAITGLHCRAQSCSMPAKDICKVPSLLQTSSNSSSASRASRQRSSLTLPKIKVPRRTPVMPTANIKLPPGIFKRTESQGTISANEASQMMVRRREQPARRTDKIHSVYIAQGSATAHAQELLDEYEPTAKVKRRFSDPYSHVPCIEK from the exons ATGAGTGTAAAAGATGCTGATAGTGCAGTTTGCCAGGCCTATAATCTTCATATTTACCCCCAACTCTCAACAGAAAGTGCTCCCTGCTGCAAAGTGACAGCAACCAAGGATAGCACATCTTCAGATGTCATCAAGGATGTGATTAATATCTTAAACTTGGATGTCTCGAAACATTACGTGCTCGTGGAAGTGAAGGAATCAGGTGGAGAAGAATGGGTACTTGATATAAATGATTCTCCTGTCCATAGGGTTTTACTTTGGCCTCGTCGTGCTCAGGATGAGCATCCGCAAAAGGATGGGtactattttcttttgcaagaaaGGAACACTGATGGGACCATCAAATATGTCCAGATGCAGTTGGTTTCCAAGGAGACAGATGCTCGACGATTGGTTGAAAGGGGTTTTCTTCCATGGTATCGGGAGGACGTTGATGACTTGTGCAATCTCCCCAGCTTAACGGAGACAACGCTCCTAGAGAATCTCAAATGCCGCTTTCTAAAACACAAAATTTATACTTACGCAGGAAGTATTCTGATTGCGATTAACCCCTTCAAGTTCCTGCCCATTTATAATCCTAAATATGTCAAGATGTATGAGAATCATCAGCTTGGGAAGTTGGAGCCTCATATTTTTGCCATTGCTGATGTGGCTTATCACACAATGCTTAAAAAACATATTAATCAGTGCATCGTTATATCAGGTGAAAGTGGGTCTGGGAAAACTCAAAGCACAAACTTCTTAATTCACTGCCTCACAGCACTGAGCCAGAAAGGGTACGCGAGTGGTGTGGAGAGAACTATTCTAGGAGCTGGACCAGTTCTGGAG GCATTTGGAAATGCAAAAACAGCACATAACAATAACTCCAGTCGTTTTGGAAAGTTTATTCAAGTCAACTATTTAGAGAATGGTATTGTCCGAGG GGCTGTGGTTGAAAAATACCTGCTTGAAAAATCTCGTCTGGTTTCTCAAGAGAAAGATGAAAG GAACTACCATGTCTTTTATTACTTGCTACTTGGAGTCAATGAGGAAGAGCGTAAAGAATTTCACCTCAAGCAACCTGAAGATTATTTCTACCTCAATCAG CATAACTTGAAAATTGAAGATGGGGAAGATCTCCGACATGACTTTGAAAGATTAAAACAAGCCATGGAGATGGTTGGCTTCCtttcagcaacaaaaaaaca gaTTTTTTCAATACTTTCAGCTATTCTTTATCTGGGCAATGTTACGTACAAGAAGAAAGCTACAGGTCGTGATGAAGGGTTGGAAGTAGGACCTCCTGAAGTGTTGGACATTCTTTCCCAACTTTTGAAA GTTAAACGAGAAATTCTAGTAGAAGtgctaacaaaaagaaaaactgtgacTGCTAATGATAAGCTTATTTTGCCGTATAGTCTCAATGAG GCAATAACAGCTCGTGATTCGATGGCAAAGTCCTTATACAGTGCTCTGTTTGATTGGATTGTTCTGCGAATTAATCATGCGCTCCTtaataagaaggacatggaggaaTCTGTTATG TGTTTGTCCATTGGTGTACTTGATATTTTTGGATTTGAAGACTTTGAAACCAACAGTTTTGAACAGTTCTGTATAAATTATGCAAATGAGCAGCTTCAGTATTATTTCAATCAGCATATTTTCAAATTGGAGCAG GAGGAATATAAGAGTGAAGGGATCACTTGGCACAATATTGACTATACTGATAATGTGGCCTGCATTCACTTAATCAGCAAGAAGCCCACTGGCCTCTTCTATCTTCTGGATGAAGAAAGCAA TTTTCCACATGCCACCAACCAAACTCTGCTTGCAAAATTCAAACAGCAGCATGAGGAGAACAAGTTTTTTGTTGGAACCCCGGTGATGGAGCCAGCCTTTATTATTCGACATTTTGCCGGGAAAGTTAAATACCAGATAAAA gatttcagagagaaaaatatggaTTACATGAGACCAGATATTGTTGCTTTGCTACGAAGCAGTGACAGTGCTTACGTTCGGGAGCTGATAGGAATGGACCCCGTCGCTGTGTTCCGTTGGGCAGTTTTGCGGGCAGCTATTCAAGCAATGGCTGTCTTTGCAGAAGCTGGACGCCAGAGAGCCCAGAAGACTGCAG GAGTGATACGTCAAGGACCCAGAGTTCCCCTTGGAGAACTCCAGAGATCAAATACACCAGTAGAAAAAGTTTATCG AGACATGCATGAACAAATCATCGCAAGTATAAAAGGACTTCCATGGCAGGGCGATGATCCCTGTAAGCTGCTTCGGTCACTCAGTCGGCTTCAACACCGCTCCCACTTCAT gaaaagtAGAGGTATCAAACAAAAGCAGATCATTCCCAAG AACTTGCTGGATTCCAAATCTCTGAAGCTCATAGTAAGCATGACTCTGCACGATCGAACTACAAAATCCCTCTTGCACCTacacaaaaagaagaaaccccCTAGCATAAGCGCACAGTTCCAG actTCGCTTAATAAGTTACTGGAGGCACTGGGTAAAGCTGAGCCGTTCTTCATCCGTTGCATCCGCTCCAATGCTGAGAAG AAAGAGTTGCTTTTTGATGAAAACTTGGTGCTTCAACAGTTAAGATACACTGGCATGCTAGAAACCGTGCGAATCAGAAGCTCTGGCTACAGCACGAAATATACATTCCAG GAATTCATAGACCAGTTTCAGGTGTTACTGCCCAAAAATGCAAAAGCCTCCAAGGAAGGCATTTGCGTTCATTTGAAGAAACTAAAACTGGATGAGAACTACTATCAAATAGGAATGACCAAG GTCTTTATGAAAGAGGTTGGCCAGCAAATACTAAAGGATACACTACACAAAGAGGTGatcaggaaaataattctcCTTCAGAGCTGGCTCAGGATGGTTTTGGAAAGGAGACGCTTTCTCAGAACAAGGCAGGCAGCCATTGTTTTACAG GCTTGCTGGCGTTCCCGTTGCGTTAGGATGGCACTGCAGAGGAATAATGCTGCTGTTTATATTCAGTCAGCATGGAGAAGATACAGGGAGCAAAAATGCTACCTTCAGCAGAAGAGGAGAATTTGTCTCCTGCAGGCCATGGTCAGAGGGTATCTACAGCGTAAAAG ATTTCAAAAAATGGCtatagaaaagcagaaagctgaagaaaagcagagagaaatgcaGGAAGACCAAGACAGAGAGAATGATGTGAGCAAGGATGAGCAGAGCGAACCAGCAACAGATCAGTTGCCTGTGAAACAGAAGTCAGAGCTTGATCAAGCCGTCGGGGACAGAGGTCAAACTCCAGATGAGCAAGCTGAAGACCTGAGCTCATCTGAAAAAGCCACATTACCCCAGAAGAACGTGACAGAGGGCACTGAGAAAGTAACAAACAGCCGGGAGAAACGTGAATCTCGCCGGCAGAGGGGGCTGGAACATAACGACTTACAGAATAAGCATGTCCTGTTTTCCTTCGAAGGACCATCTTTACTGTTCAATGAGGAACAAACATCATCTGAGGAGGCCCTGGAAACTGTTCCAGTGCCAAAGAAATCCACAGCACAAGATACTGTCCTTCAAGGAAGCAGTGAGGGAGAGAAAAGTCCAAGTGAAGAAAAAGCTCTTCCAGACACACCGCCATCAAGTGAGATAAAAGAAAGCAGTTCTATTCCTGAGCAACCACCTGTATCAGAAGGGGAGAAAGTAGATGATAAGGCAGTTGATAGAATGAAAACACAAGGGAACCAAAATAACCAGATAAAAGGCAGCCAAAGCTTTAACTGCCCTGAAAGGCCGACAAATCTCGCACTGAATCTTCATAATACGCTTTCTGCTCCTGGGAGCTTACAATCTCCAGTTGAATGCTGGGCAGATAAAGGCAAACATCTTGCTCAGAAGGCAACCAAAGATCTGGATAGTCCCACTTCTTCCCAAATCCAGAGATATGTGGATGACCCAGAGAAACTAAAGTACAAGAGAGAGAAGTGGAAAGGCAAGAGACAGTCTGATGCTGGTCAGAATGATATGCTGAGTCAGTCTCTGGATGGAAGAACACGTGCGGATAAGTCTCCTCAGGATCAGCTAGA AAAGAAGGGGAGTTCATCTTCATTAAGTGATCTTTCAACACTCGCCCAATCCATTGCCATGAATCAG CAGTCACCAGATAcaatagaagaagaaaagggcaACAAGAAATATCCTGTGCAAAAGAAGCCCGGTGACCTCTTACCTACCTCAGATGCAGCTGTTTCTGTGCAGTCAGCAAGTCACCAAGTAGATGCCAA GTCTGCTTTTAAAAGTCCTTTGCGTAGACTTTTGGGGAAAAAGCCAGACAAGAAAACTCCAAAGGAGAGTCCTGATGTGACTGATGAAGGAGAAGGCATCTCCCTTGTATCCTGTGTCCTCTTTGCAGATACAGGAGGAACCCAGAAAGCTTCAGACG CTTCTGGACAGCCAAGTCGCCTCCAGGCAGGGGAACGCCCTGTGAAAGAGGGcagtaaaacaaagaagaaCCGTACTATAAAAATCAGCAAGATCTCAAGTGTGTCTCAGAATTGGCGAGCTTCCATGGTCCGTGAGATTGCAAATGCCAATGAACTGAAAGATCTCGATGAGTTCCTCCTAAACAAG ATCAATGACTTACCCTCCCAGAAGTCTGGTGTGgaatgtttgttttttgaagCCACAGAGAAGTTTAGAGGAAACATCAAGACCATGTACTCTGCTCCT AATGGGCAAATCCATGTTGGCTACAAAGATCTGGTGGAAAATTACCAGCTTCTAGTTACAAATCTGgccaaaaaaacagaagagaaagaagtgaaGCTGGTTTTGAATCTCTTCCAATCCCTTCTGGATGAATTCATCAGAGGATATACAAAAAAGGAGGAGTCTGAGCAGCCCAAG CAAACTAAAGCCCAGAAGAAGAAACGAAAACAAGAGCGTGCA ATTGAAGAACACAATGGCCACGTATTCACAAACTATCAAGTGAGCATACGGCAATCGTGTGAACACTGCTCGTCCTACATCTGGCCCATGGAAAAGGCCTGTCTCTGCAGTG TTTGCAAGTTGACTTGTCACAAGAAATGCATGTCCAAAATCCAGAGCAGCTGTACGTCCTGTGGAAAAAAG AATGAACAGGACGCAGAACCACGTCATTTTGGAGTCTGTGTGAGTGCCCTGACCAGCAAGGAGAATTCAGTCCCCATTGTCATGGAGAAGTTGCTAGAGTATGTGGAGATGCACGGCCTCTACACAGAAGGCATTTACAGGAAATCAGGATCAGCAAATCGTATGAAGGAGCTGAAACAGTTGCTGCAAGCAG ATCCAAACTCAGTGAAACTGGAGAATTACCCTATTCACACGATTACGGGGATCCTTAAGCAATGGCTACGGGAATTACCAGATCCACTGATGACATCTGCGCAGTACCATGATTTTCTCCGAGCTGTAG AACTACCAGAAAAACAGGAGCAACTCTGTGCCATTTACAGTGTCCTTGAACAGCTTCCACAAGCAAATCATAATACCTTGGAGCGACTCATCTTCCATCTGGTCAA AGTGGCTTTGATAGAAGATGTCAACCGTATGTCACCCAACGCCTTGGCCATTGTTTTCGCTCCATGCCTCTTGCGTTGTCCTGATACCTCAGACCCTTTAACCAGCATGAAGGATGTTTCAAAAACAACCAT GTGTGTAGAGATGCTCATAAAGGAACAGATAAGgaagtacaagaaaaaaatggatgaaataaatcagctggaagcagctgagAGCATTGCTTTCCGACGACTCTCATTGCTTCGGCAGAATACG CTCTGGCCTGTAAAActtggcttttcttccccttatGAGGGGATGCTG AGTAAAAGCTCACAGGTCAAAGGAAATGACAGTGGCAACTCAGAACTGGACTCGGTGCATGAAGAAGAAGAAGTTTCTGAAGCTGATAACCGGGAAAAGGAGATTCTCATTGATCGCTTACAGtcaataaaagaagaaaa GGAAGATATAACTTACCGGTTACCTGAGCTTGATCAGCGAGGCTCTGATGAGGAAAACGTAGACTCTGAGACCTCAGCAAGCACAGAGAGCCTACTTGAGGATAGGACAGGACGGATGGATACCGAAG CAATTACTGGATTACACTGCCGTGCTCAGAGCTGCAGCATGCCTGCCAAAGACATTTGCAAAGTGCCTTCTCTTTTGCAAACCTCTTCAAATTCTTCCTCTGCATCCCGGGCTTCAAGACAGAGATCATCTTTAACACTGCCCAAGATTAAAGTGCCCCGTCGAACTCCAGTGATGCCAACAGCAAATATAAAACTTCCTCCTGGGATTTTCAAACGGACAGAATCCCAGGGCACGATTTCAGCGAACGAAGCGTCTCAGATGATGGTGAGACgaagggagcagccagcaaGGCGAACTGATAAAATTCACTCTGTGTACATTGCACAAGGGTCTGCAACGGCCCACGCTCAGGAACTCTTGGATGAATACGAACCCACAGCAAAAGTAAAACGGAGGTTTTCAGACCCTTACTCTCACGTTCCCTGTATAGAGAAGTGA